A part of Escherichia marmotae genomic DNA contains:
- the tyrB gene encoding aromatic amino acid transaminase, producing MFQKVDAYAGDPILSLMERFKEDPRGDKVNLSIGLYYNEDGIIPQLKAVAEAEARLNAQPHGASLYLPMEGLNSYRHALAPLLFGANHPVLQQQRVATIQTLGGSGALKVGADFLKRYFPESGVWVSDPTWENHVAIFAGAGFEVSTYPWYDEATNGVRFSDLLATLKTLPARSIVLLHPCCHNPTGADLTNDQWDAVIEILKTRELIPFLDIAYQGFGAGMDEDAYAIRAIASAGLPALVSNSFSKIFSLYGERVGGLSVVCEDAEAAGRVLGQLKATVRRIYSSPPNFGAQVVATVLNDEALKANWLAEVEEMRTRILAMRQQLVQVLSTEMPGRNFDYLLKQRGMFSYTGLSAAQVDRLREEFGVYLIASGRMCVAGLNSANVQRVAKAFAAVM from the coding sequence GTGTTTCAAAAAGTTGACGCCTACGCTGGCGACCCGATTCTTTCGCTTATGGAGCGTTTTAAAGAAGATCCTCGCGGCGACAAAGTGAATTTAAGTATCGGCCTGTACTACAACGAAGACGGGATTATCCCGCAACTAAAAGCCGTCGCAGAAGCGGAAGCGCGCCTGAATGCGCAGCCTCACGGCGCTTCGCTTTATTTGCCGATGGAAGGGCTTAACAGCTATCGCCATGCTCTTGCGCCGCTGTTGTTCGGTGCGAACCATCCGGTGTTGCAACAACAGCGTGTGGCGACCATTCAAACCCTCGGCGGCTCGGGGGCATTAAAAGTGGGCGCTGACTTCCTGAAACGCTATTTCCCTGAATCAGGCGTCTGGGTCAGCGATCCTACCTGGGAAAACCACGTAGCAATATTCGCCGGTGCTGGATTCGAAGTGAGCACTTACCCCTGGTATGACGAAGCGACCAACGGTGTGCGTTTTAGCGACTTGCTGGCGACGCTGAAAACACTGCCCGCCCGCAGTATTGTGCTGTTGCATCCGTGTTGCCATAACCCAACAGGCGCCGATCTCACCAATGACCAGTGGGATGCGGTGATTGAAATCCTCAAGACACGTGAGCTTATCCCATTCCTTGATATCGCCTATCAAGGATTTGGTGCTGGTATGGACGAGGATGCCTACGCCATTCGCGCCATTGCCAGTGCCGGATTGCCCGCTCTGGTGAGCAATTCATTCTCGAAAATTTTCTCGCTGTACGGCGAACGTGTCGGCGGTCTTTCGGTAGTGTGTGAAGATGCCGAAGCCGCAGGCCGCGTGCTGGGGCAATTGAAAGCCACTGTGCGCCGTATTTACTCCAGTCCGCCGAATTTTGGTGCGCAGGTGGTGGCAACGGTGCTGAATGATGAGGCGTTGAAAGCCAACTGGCTGGCAGAAGTAGAAGAAATGCGTACCCGTATTCTGGCAATGCGTCAGCAACTGGTGCAGGTGCTGAGTACTGAGATGCCGGGGCGTAATTTCGATTATCTGCTTAAGCAACGCGGTATGTTCAGCTATACCGGTTTAAGCGCCGCCCAGGTTGACCGACTGCGTGAAGAGTTTGGTGTTTACCTGATCGCCAGCGGGCGTATGTGCGTGGCGGGGCTTAACTCTGCAAACGTGCAGCGTGTGGCAAAGGCATTTGCTGCGGTGATGTAA
- a CDS encoding secondary thiamine-phosphate synthase enzyme YjbQ, producing the protein MWYQKTLTLSAKSRGFHLVTDEILNQLADMPRVNVGLLHLLLQHTSASLTLNENCDPTVRHDMERFFLRAVPDNDSYEHDYEGADDMPSHIKSSMLGVSLVLPVHKGRIQTGTWQGIWLGEHRIHGGSRRIIATLQGE; encoded by the coding sequence ATGTGGTATCAAAAAACGCTCACGCTTAGCGCCAAATCTCGTGGATTCCATCTGGTAACGGATGAAATTCTGAATCAACTGGCTGATATGCCGCGTGTTAATGTTGGTTTACTGCACCTGTTGCTGCAACACACCTCCGCCTCTCTGACACTTAATGAGAATTGCGACCCCACTGTACGCCATGACATGGAGCGTTTTTTCCTCCGTGCGGTTCCCGATAACGATAGCTATGAGCATGACTATGAAGGAGCAGACGATATGCCTTCTCATATCAAATCCTCAATGCTGGGGGTATCGCTCGTATTGCCAGTGCATAAAGGGCGTATTCAGACCGGCACCTGGCAGGGGATCTGGCTGGGGGAACATCGCATCCACGGCGGATCGCGTCGCATCATCGCGACACTACAAGGGGAGTAA
- the aphA gene encoding acid phosphatase AphA — MRKITQALSAVCLLFALNSSAVALASSPSPLNPGTNVARLAEQAPVHWVSVAQIENSLAGRPPMAVGFDIDDTVLFSSPGFWRGKKIFSPESEDYLKTPAFWEKMNNGWDEFSIPKEVARQLIDIHVRRGDAIFFVTGRSPTKTETVSKTLADDFHIPATSMNPVIFAGDKPGQNTKTQWLQDKNIRMFYGDSDNDITAARDVGIRGIRILRASNSTYKPLPQAGAFGEEVIVNSEY; from the coding sequence ATGCGCAAGATCACACAGGCATTGAGTGCCGTTTGCTTATTGTTCGCTCTAAACAGTTCCGCTGTTGCACTGGCCTCTTCACCTTCACCGCTTAATCCCGGCACTAACGTTGCCAGACTTGCTGAACAGGCACCTGTCCATTGGGTATCGGTCGCACAAATTGAAAATAGCCTCGCAGGGCGTCCACCAATGGCGGTTGGGTTCGATATTGATGACACGGTTCTGTTTTCCAGCCCCGGATTCTGGCGCGGCAAGAAAATATTCTCGCCAGAAAGCGAAGATTATCTGAAAACCCCGGCCTTCTGGGAAAAGATGAACAACGGTTGGGATGAATTCAGCATTCCAAAAGAGGTTGCACGTCAGCTAATTGATATACATGTCCGCCGCGGCGACGCTATCTTCTTTGTGACTGGCCGTAGCCCAACGAAAACAGAAACGGTTTCAAAAACATTAGCTGATGACTTTCATATCCCGGCAACCAGTATGAACCCGGTCATTTTTGCGGGCGATAAACCAGGACAAAACACAAAAACGCAGTGGTTGCAGGATAAAAATATCCGAATGTTTTATGGTGATTCTGATAACGATATCACTGCCGCGCGTGATGTTGGCATTCGTGGTATCCGTATTCTGCGAGCCTCCAACTCTACCTACAAACCCTTGCCACAAGCGGGTGCTTTTGGCGAAGAGGTGATCGTCAATTCAGAATACTGA
- a CDS encoding MmcQ/YjbR family DNA-binding protein, translating to MTISELLQYCMAKPGAEQSVHSDWKATQIKVEDVLFAMVKEVENRPAVSLKTSPELADLLRQQHSDVRPSRHLNKAHWSTVYLDGSLPDSQIYYLVDASYQQAVNLLPEGKRKLLVQL from the coding sequence ATGACTATTTCGGAGTTGCTACAATATTGCATGGCAAAACCAGGCGCAGAACAGAGTGTGCATAGTGACTGGAAAGCAACGCAAATCAAAGTTGAAGATGTGCTGTTTGCGATGGTGAAAGAGGTGGAAAATCGCCCAGCGGTTTCGCTGAAAACCAGCCCGGAATTGGCGGATCTTCTGCGTCAGCAGCACAGTGATGTTCGCCCCAGCCGACATCTGAACAAAGCGCACTGGAGCACTGTTTATCTCGATGGCTCGCTGCCGGATTCGCAAATCTATTATCTGGTCGATGCGTCGTATCAGCAGGCGGTGAATTTGCTGCCGGAAGGAAAACGTAAATTGCTGGTGCAACTCTGA